CTAGTACCGCTCAACTTTCCCCAAAGGAACTAGGTATCATAGCTGAGCCATGGTTTAAGCGGTGAAAGGATAGGCGAGCTTCACTTTTCGACTTGCTGATGAAGTGCGTCTTAACGGTTAAGGGGTTTATGACGCAAAAAACGCTTTTATAGTGCTTCTTCAAAGCTTTACCCGTGGGCGTTATGAGTAGTGAAGAAGCTAAAGTCATCGAGGTTTTAAAGCAAAACCCTTCGGGACTTGCCGCCACTCAAATAGTTAAGCTTAGCGGCTTAAAGAAGGCTCAAGTATTAAAAATCCTCGAGGGCTTAGCGAGTAAGGGAGTAATCGCGAAAACAGTTAAGGGTTGTCGCGTAACCTACAAGGTTAAAGGTTAACCTCGTCCAAGGTGAAAAAGCTTAGCTTAGCGGCGCTGATAAACGAGCTTATTCTTTCCCTTTCTCGATACGCTTACCTAAGCCCTTAAGCTTTCTATACGTCTGTAATGGAGAAAAATGCTTTATAGTTTAACTTCCAGTCCTCCATTAACTCCGCGTGGACTCATGGAGGATTTACGTTGAACCGATGGCGCTTTTAACCTTAAAGAGCAACCAACCCTTTTCTCCAGCCTTCGGGAACTTGAGTAGTACGTATTCACCGTTCATCTTACCGCCTTTAAGGTGGAACCTTATTCTATTTGGCCCTCTTTCCAATAGCATGTATTCCCCTCTATCCCATATGGTAACGGTTCCAGCTCCATACTGCCCTTCAGGTATTACTCCTTCGAAGTCTATGTAGTTTAACTCGTGATCCTCTACTTCTATAGCCAGCCTCTTAACGCCTACGTTTAACGGGGGCTCCTTAGGTACTGCCCAAGACTTTAAGACGCCGTCCATTTCAAGCCT
This is a stretch of genomic DNA from Candidatus Nezhaarchaeales archaeon. It encodes these proteins:
- a CDS encoding DNA polymerase ligase N-terminal domain-containing protein, whose protein sequence is MRFVVQEHHASHLHWDLRLEMDGVLKSWAVPKEPPLNVGVKRLAIEVEDHELNYIDFEGVIPEGQYGAGTVTIWDRGEYMLLERGPNRIRFHLKGGKMNGEYVLLKFPKAGEKGWLLFKVKSAIGST